In the Marinobacter sp. Arc7-DN-1 genome, TTTCGGTTTTCAGACCGTCCGAAGGCCATCCAGTTACCGGCCGGGGAGGGGCAGCAGTTCAAGAAAGGCATGGATGACCTGGCGGAGGAATTGCGCACGGCCATCCCTGCGGCCTTTGAGAGTGAGGAATACCAGGCACGGCTGCAGGAACTGCAGGAAGAAATGGCAAAACGCCAGCACCTGGGCCTGTTTGAAATCCAGGAGGAGGCAAACCGCAATAACATTGCGATGATCACCACACCGGCTGGCTTTACCTTTGCGCCCATGCGAAAGGGCGAAGTGATTGACCCTGAAGAATACAAAACCTTCTCTGATGAAGAGAAGCAGCTGATCGAATCCAAGGTTGAGGAGCTACAAAAGAAACTCCAGCAAACCATCCAGCAGATTCCCAGGTTGCGGAAGGAAGTTCGGGAGCGGGTGCACGCCCTGAATGAGGAAATGGTGCAACTGACCCTGGGTGGCCCCATTGGCGAGCTGCGGGAGCGATGGTCGCATCTCCCGGACGTTGTTGACTACCTGGATGCAGTGCGGGAAGACGTGGTTGAGCACGCAGAAGCCTTTCAGGACAGCGATAACGGTCCCCCGGCCGGTTTGCTGGCGCGCTACAGGGTCAACCTCCTGGTGGACAATGCGGATACTTTAGGGGCACCGGTCATTTATGAGGACTTGCCCAATCACCAGCACTTGGCCGGACAGATTGAGCACCGGGCCCGCCAGGGTAATCTCTACACCGATTTCACCCTTATTCGCGGCGGTTCCATGCACCGGGCCAACGGTGGTTATCTGATCATCGACGCCCGTCGTGTGCTGGCCCAGCCAATGGCATGGGAGAGTCTTAAGCGAATCCTTCTCTCTGGTGAAATCCGGATCGAGTCGCTGGAGCGGCTTTATGGGCTTGTCAGCACCGTCAGCCTGCAACCGGAACCGATTCCGGTTTCGGTCAAGGTGGTGCTGCTGGGGGATCGGATGCTGTATTACCTGCTCTCCCATTATGACCCCGATTTTCTGGACCTGTTCAAGGTGGAAGCGGATTTCGAGGATGATCTGGACCGGAACGACGACTGCTACGAGCTGTATTCCCGGATGATCGCCACCATGGCCAGAGCACTCGAAATACGGGCTCTGGAACGTGACGCAGTGGCGAGGCTGATTGAGCATGCCAGCCGGCTGGCGGCGGATCAGCGCAAGCTGACCGCCCACGATCGGGTGCTTCGGGACATTCTGAGTGAGTCAGACCACTGGGCTGGCCAGTCCGGTGCCGATACCGTTGAAGCCAGCCACATCCAGCAGGCCATCGATGAGCGGGAATACCGTGCCAGCCGGGTTCGGGAGCGAAGCCGGGAGCAGATCAGCCGGGGCATTGTGATGATAGCCACGGAAGGTGAGGAAGTGGCCCGGGTCAACGGTTTGTCGGTGCTCAGGCTTGGCGCTTCCATGTTCGGGCAGCCGGCGAGGATTACGGCAACGGCCCGACCGGGGAAAGGTCAGGTTGTGGATATAGAGAGAGAGGCCAAGCTGGGTGGTCCGATTCACAGCAAGGCTGTGATGATTCTTTCCCGGTTTCTGGCGAGCCGTTATGCGGGCGAGGGTGATTTGTCCCTGTCGGCAAGCCTGGCTTTTGAGCAGTCTTACGGCGGCGTAGAGGGGGATTCCGCCTCGGTGGCGGAAACCTGTGTGCTGCTTTCCGCAATTTCCCGGGTTCCGCTGAAGCAGTCCTTTGCCGTGACCGGATCCATGAATCAGCATGGTGAGGTTCAGGCGGTGGGTGGTGTCAATGAAAAAATAGAGGGCTTTTTTGAGGTCTGCCGGGAGGCTGGTGACATAGGGGGGCAAGGGGTCTTGCTGCCGGCGAGTAATGTGGAGCATCTGATGCTCAGAGCGGACGTGCGCCAGGCGGTTGCCGAGGACCGGTTCCGGATTTATCCAGTCTCTGACATCAATCAGGCCATTGAGCTTTTAACCGGCCTGGAGGCCGGGGAACCCGACAGTAGCGGGGATTTTCCCGAGAACAGCTTCAACCGGCGGGTTGCCGAGCGGCTGGCGAGGTTCGCTGAAGCCAGTAAGAAGCGGGATGACAACGCAGACGCGAACAGCAGTGGGGGCAAGGACAGTGACTGACGCACCTGCAGATCAGGCTAACCCCGGCACGGCAGCCGGACGTGTGCTGGTGCTGCTGGATGGCTCCAGAATGAGTTGCGCCGCACTGGAGGCAGCGGCAGAAATTGCTGCGAATACAGGTGCCGATGTGCTGGGTGTGTTCGTTGAGGAACTGAACCTGCTGCGCAGTGCGGGCTATGGTTTTGCCAGAGAGGTCGGCTCGGAGTCCGGCGTCAGCCGGCCCTTTGATCCGACCGAGCTTGAGCAGCGCATGCAGAGGTTGGCTAGCCGGGCTCGTCGTGCTCTTGCTGGCGCCGTGGCCCACTACGGTGGCCGGCATACTCTGAGCATTGCCCGTGGTAGTGTTGTTGAAGAGGTGCTCGCGCTGGCGGGGCCCCAGGATCTTCTGGTTCTTGGTCGAGTTGGCTGGTCCTCGGCACCGGGGGCGCGGCTGGGCTCCACTGCGAGGGGCCTTCTTCGCAGGTCGCCGGGCAGGGTATTGCTCTGGTGTGAAAGACGGGTTTTGCCACAGGGTAGGGTTGTGGTCTTTCTCAATGACCACGAGGATGCAAATCGCCGCGCTATCAGGGCGACGGCAGAGGCTGTCAGGCATTCCCATCAGCCTGTGACGCTGTTACTGGGTTCGGATTCGGAGATGCCACCGGAAGCCTTTCAGGCCATCAGGCAGGACCTCGGTATTCGGGAGTCAGACCTTCGTGTACGGTCGCTTCCAGCGACCGATCCTGTTACCGTTGCCCAGGTTTTGCGTCAGGAGAAGGCGGCCCAGCTGGTGCTCAGCCGGGAATGTACCTTGCTTCGGGAACCCGGCGCGGAGCAGCTGCTGGAGGCCCTGAATCTTCCGGTAACGGTCACTCCATGAAAGCCCCTCGTTTTTCGAAAGGTCAGATTCTCTGATGTTCCCGGATATTCTCTACATTGTTGGTCTAACCATTCTTGCCGGTGCCTGCATTCCACTGGGCGGTTTGCTTGCCAGTTTTGAGCGGATCGGCCCCAATTGGCTGGAAGAGGAGTTCCGCCATTTCCTGATTGCTCTGGGTGGTGGCATCTTGCTTGGGGCGGTTTCGGTGGTTCTGATCCCGGAAGGCCAATCCAGTATGGGGGACTCTATTTGGGCAATCCCTGCCATTATCGCCGGCGGGCTTCTGTTCTTTGTTATTGAACGTATTCTGGGCCTGCAGCGCCGGGACTCCCCGCAGCTGATGGGTGTGATGCTGGATTTCATTCCGGAAGCGACCGCGCTGGGCGGGCTTGCGGTGGTGAGTCCTGAAACCGCAGTGCTCATGGCGGTACTGATTGCGATGCAGAATCTGCCCGAAGGGTTCAACGCCTATCGGGAGATATCCAGTCTGCCGGGTTATACTTCCCGGAAAACTCTGGGATTCATGGGCTGCCTCGTGATTACGGGGCCGCTGGCCGGCTTGCTCGGATATTTCTTCCTGTCTGAGCGCCCCATTGCGTTGGGCGCGATCATGTTGGTGGCTTCGGGCGGTATTCTCTACCTGATTTTTCAGGATATCGCTCCGCAATCCAGGCTCGAGCACCACTGGGGCCCACCACTGGGAGCCGTGGTGGGTTTCTGCATGGCGCTGTTCAGTCATGACCTCTTGGGCCAGGTCTGACCCGGCCGGTCAGGCAATTTTGCGGGCATCTTCCTTGCGGAGGATTTCCTCGACATCCTCAGCAGACAGGGTTTCGTTTTTCAGTACCGCTTTGGCGAGCGCTTCGAGCTGGTTTCGGTGCTCAGTCAGAAAGTCCAGGGTCGCTTTCTCCAGTGCCAGGAGTTGTGACTGGATTTCCCCATCGATCATTTCTGCCATTTTTTCACTGAACTCTCTTGGCAGCCC is a window encoding:
- a CDS encoding universal stress protein — translated: MTDAPADQANPGTAAGRVLVLLDGSRMSCAALEAAAEIAANTGADVLGVFVEELNLLRSAGYGFAREVGSESGVSRPFDPTELEQRMQRLASRARRALAGAVAHYGGRHTLSIARGSVVEEVLALAGPQDLLVLGRVGWSSAPGARLGSTARGLLRRSPGRVLLWCERRVLPQGRVVVFLNDHEDANRRAIRATAEAVRHSHQPVTLLLGSDSEMPPEAFQAIRQDLGIRESDLRVRSLPATDPVTVAQVLRQEKAAQLVLSRECTLLREPGAEQLLEALNLPVTVTP
- a CDS encoding Lon protease family protein, producing MPLPAPLSEEQVYHGCPTEKLDFITTDDLEDLEQPCGQDRVLRALEFGASMQASGFNLFVLGPSGAGKHELAERFLAQHAARQPVPPDWCHVFNFRFSDRPKAIQLPAGEGQQFKKGMDDLAEELRTAIPAAFESEEYQARLQELQEEMAKRQHLGLFEIQEEANRNNIAMITTPAGFTFAPMRKGEVIDPEEYKTFSDEEKQLIESKVEELQKKLQQTIQQIPRLRKEVRERVHALNEEMVQLTLGGPIGELRERWSHLPDVVDYLDAVREDVVEHAEAFQDSDNGPPAGLLARYRVNLLVDNADTLGAPVIYEDLPNHQHLAGQIEHRARQGNLYTDFTLIRGGSMHRANGGYLIIDARRVLAQPMAWESLKRILLSGEIRIESLERLYGLVSTVSLQPEPIPVSVKVVLLGDRMLYYLLSHYDPDFLDLFKVEADFEDDLDRNDDCYELYSRMIATMARALEIRALERDAVARLIEHASRLAADQRKLTAHDRVLRDILSESDHWAGQSGADTVEASHIQQAIDEREYRASRVRERSREQISRGIVMIATEGEEVARVNGLSVLRLGASMFGQPARITATARPGKGQVVDIEREAKLGGPIHSKAVMILSRFLASRYAGEGDLSLSASLAFEQSYGGVEGDSASVAETCVLLSAISRVPLKQSFAVTGSMNQHGEVQAVGGVNEKIEGFFEVCREAGDIGGQGVLLPASNVEHLMLRADVRQAVAEDRFRIYPVSDINQAIELLTGLEAGEPDSSGDFPENSFNRRVAERLARFAEASKKRDDNADANSSGGKDSD
- a CDS encoding ZIP family metal transporter, which encodes MFPDILYIVGLTILAGACIPLGGLLASFERIGPNWLEEEFRHFLIALGGGILLGAVSVVLIPEGQSSMGDSIWAIPAIIAGGLLFFVIERILGLQRRDSPQLMGVMLDFIPEATALGGLAVVSPETAVLMAVLIAMQNLPEGFNAYREISSLPGYTSRKTLGFMGCLVITGPLAGLLGYFFLSERPIALGAIMLVASGGILYLIFQDIAPQSRLEHHWGPPLGAVVGFCMALFSHDLLGQV